The sequence CATCTGCGGCGCCACCACCGACGCCGATCTCGATCACACCCTGACCGCCTGCGACGAGGCGTTCAAGGCCGCCGCGAAGGTGGCGTAGGCGGTGGAGACCCGATCGGCACTGCTGGCGCGCGTACGAGCCGAACTCGCGCACCAGTTGCAGGAGGATCCGAGCCTTCCATGGCTGAGCGACACCGAGCCGCTGGCACCCGCCGGTGTGGACTCGGTGCTGGTCATCACGGTGGTCAGTGAGCTGGAGAGGGAGCTGGGCGTGACCTTGCCGGACGACGCGGTCCTCGGTTCGGCGAGCATCAGCTCGCTGGCCACGGCACTGAGCCGGGGTGATCGACGATGAGCGCCACGGGAGCGGTCGCCGTCACCGGACTCGGCGTGTGCGGCCCGGCCGGGGTCGGGGTGTCCGCGCTGTGGGAGGCGCTGGCCACCGGAAAGGCGTACCACCCGCCCATCACCGCGTTCGACGCCACCGGCGCCACCCTTCAGGCGGCGGGCCAGGTGCCGGGGCACACGGGCGGGGACGGGGTGTGGCGGGCGCTCGACCTCGCCGAGACCGCCGTGCGGGAAGCCCTGGACGGGGTGGACGGCGCCGGGCGCGAGCGGACCGCGCTGGTGCTCGGCACCACCGACCCCGGTCTGGTGCCACCGCGGCCCGGGTACTTCACGGGCGATCTGGCCTCGGCCTGCGCCGACCGCACCGGGCTCCACGGCGAGGCCCTCACCATCGCCAACGCCTCCGCGTCGGGCGCCGCCGCCATCGCGGTGGCCCGTGACCTGATCGCCGCCGGGGACGCGCCGGCGGCCGTGGTCGGGGGCGCCGACGCAGTGACCGACATGGCCTTCCTCGGCCTCAACTCCCTGCGCACTTTGGGCCCACAGGGCTGCCGGCCCTTCAGCACCGAGCGGCGCGGCATCGGCCTGTCCGAGGGCGCGGCGGTGCTGCGGCTCGAACCTCTCGACCCGCACGCGGGCGCCGGGGAGCCACTCGCGGTCCTGGCGGGCTGCGGGCTCACCAACGCCACCGGGCATCTGGCCGCGCCGGGCGCGGACGGCATCGAGCTGGCCGTGCGGCTCGCGCTCGCCGACGCCGGACTCGGCCCCGAGGAGATCGACTTCGTCAACACCCACGGCCCGGGGACGCGGCGCGGCGACGCCGCCGAGATCACCGCGCTGCGGGCGGTGTTCGGGCCGCGGCTCCCGTCGGTTCCGGTCAACAGTGTCAAGGGCGTGCTCTGGCACCTCCAGGGCGGCGCGGGCGCCGTCGAGGCCATGGCCTGTGTGCTCTCGCTGGCACACCGCGCGGTGACCCCGACGTGGGGCGCCCGGCCGGTCGACCCCATCTGTGCCGATCTCGACCTGGTACTCGACGACGCGCCCCGGCCGATGCCGGAGCTGCGGACCGCCCTGAGCGTGTCGTGCGGTCTGGGCGGGATGAACACCGCACTCATCTTCCGGAGGCCCTGATGGACGACTCGGTCGTGATCACCGCCGCGGCCTCGGGCGAGGTCGACACGGCGGACCTGTGGCAGGCGCTCGCGGCAGGCCGCGACGGCTGGCAGGACGTCAACAAGTGGACCAGGGAACTGCCCGAGCGGATAGCCGAGATGGCGGGCGAGGCGCTCGCCGGCGCGGCGGTGACCGGCGCGGCCGGTACCGACCTGGCCACGCCCGACCCCGCCGCCACCGCCTGCGTCATCGGCTCCGGCTACGGCTCGGGTCATGTGGCCGAGACCATCCGGGCCCGGCTCGACGCGGGGGCGCGCTCGTCGCTGGCTCCCGAGTCCTTCCTGTACTTCAACGCGCACGGCGTGACGTCGCTGATCTGTCTGCGTCACCGGCTGCGCGGCTACTGCGCCACCGTGCTGGGAGCGGGCGCCGGGCTTCAGGCCCTGGCGATCGCACGGCGCAGGCTCCGGCCCGCGGATGCCGGCCCGGTGCTGTGCGGCACCTATGAACTGCTGAGCCCGGCCGCCGCCAGGGCCCGCGGCAGCGACCCGGTGAGCGGGCGGGCGGCGTTCCTGGTGCTGGAGACGGCGGCGCGGGCCCGGGGGCGCGGTGCCCGTGTCCTGGGCACGCTCGGTCCGGTGGAGACGTTCCCGCTTCCCGCCGCGGACCGCGCGGCGCGGCCCGGCGACCCTCTCGTGACCGCGCCCCTGGCCGAGCTGGTCTCGGTGCTCACCGGAACCGGCGCACCGACGACGGCGACCGTGACGGCGGCGGGCGGGCGGACCGGCTACCGCTGCACCGCGTCCAGGAAGGGATGACCGTGGACGACACCCTGATGGACGTCCTGGCCGGGCACCGCCGTGGTGGCCGCGGCGACCGGCCCGCCCTGGTGGACCGGCGCCGGTCGGTGACGTACGCCGAACTGGAACGCGAGGTCGGCGCACGGACGAGGGATCTGGCCTCATCGGGTGTCGGCCCCGGGGTGCGGACCGGGGTCGTGCTGACGAACCTGCTGGACTCGGTGGTCGACTTCGCCGCCGCGACCTCCCTGCACGCCCCGGTGCTGGTGCTCCAGGAGCAGGCCGGTGAGGCGGAACGCTCGGCCGCGCTGGCCGACTTCGGCGCCGAGCTGAGCGTCGAGGGCGCGGTGGTGACCCGGCTGCGGCCGGGCGGTGACCACGGCGGTGACCCGGCCTTCGCGGTCACCAGCTCGGGCACCGGCGGACGGCCGAAGGTGATCTCGCGCGAGTGGTCGGGAACCCTCCTCAACTCGGCCGGATTCGCCCATGGCCTGGGCCTCGACGCCGACGACGTGGTGCTCACGACCAGCCCGCTGGGTCACAGTTACGCCATCGAGGCGGGCACCCTGGCCGTCCTCTACGCCGGTGCCTGTCAGGTGGTGCCCGCGGGAGCCCTGACACCGGCCCGGGCGGCACTCCTCGTGGAGCGCCACCGGCCCACCGTCCTTCAGAGCGTCCCGCTGGTCCTCGACTGGTGGGGGCAGGGTGACGTGGTGCGTGCGGGCTCCTGGAAGCGGTGCGTCAGCGCGGGCGACGCCCTGTCGGAGCAGGCGGCCGCGCCCTGGCGCGAGGCGGGGCTGACCGTCTACGACCACTACGGCAACTCCGAGCTCGGCCAGCTGACCCTCAACCCTGTCGGGGGCGGCAGCGGTGTCGGGCACCCGCTGCCGGAGGTGAGGATCAGGGCGGGCGGCAGCGAGCCGGGGCCGGTCGCGGCGCGCTTCCCGGGTCTGTCCCCCGTACGCATGGAGGCGGGACGGGCGGTGCCGCTCGCCGACGAGGAGGGCTGGGTCAACACCGGTGACCTCGGGGTCTTCGGCGACGACGGGCTGCGGCTGACCGGGCGCAGCGATCTGCTCATCAATATCGGCGGCAACAAGATCTCGCCCGCCGAGGTGGAGGAGGTCCTGCGCGCCATGCCCGGGGTCAAGGACTGTGCCGTCGTGGGGCGGCCGGGACCCTCCGGCGACCACCAGGTATGGGCGTTCGTCGAAGCGGGCGCCGCCGAGTTCGACGCCGCCGTGCTGCGCCGGCGGGCCCGGGAGCAGCTGATGGCGGTGAAAGTGCCGACGGTGTTCCGCCGGGTCGACAAGCTGCCCCGGACCGGCAGCGGCAAGATCCGCCGGGGCCTGCTCATCGAGGAGGGCGGCTGACGGCCGCCCCACCCCACCTGTCCGACATCCCACCATCGCCGACGAGAAGGAGAACACCATGGCCGACGACGCCGTTTCCGAACCCGCGGACCGCGAACACGTGATGGAGCTCATCAGGACCGTCCTCGCGGAACGGCCCCATGTGCCCGACCAGCTCAGCGAGACGACCACGCTCGACGAGAGCGGCATCGACTCCCTGGACCTGATCGTGGTGCTGTCGCGCTTCGAGGAGAAGTGGGACGTTCCCTACAGCGGGGAGGAGGCCGACTGGGCGTCCTTCGACAATCTGGGACACCTGGCCGACACCCTGGTCGCCCGGGCCCGTACCGTCGAGCGAGAACGACGGTGACGGCCCCGGCGGTTCCCCGGTTCGACCAGCTGGGCGCGCTGGGCTGGCAGGACCGGGCGCTCGACGGTCTGAACTGCGTACTGCGCTGCGTCGAGTCCGTCCTCGCGTTCCGGGGGCTCGGACCCCAGGAAGTGGCCCGCGCGCTCAACGGCCCGCTGGACCCGGTCGGCCGGGATCTGGCCAAGGACTTCGACGGCTGCCGGGTGAACTACCGCACCGACTTCGACGACGGCTCCCGCAATGTGCCGTTCGTCCTGGAGAGCCTCTCCGCGGGAGAGCCGGTCATGGTCCTGCCGGACCGGTTCCATCTGCCCGGCGATGTGTACGAGGGGCGCTTCCACTTCCACGACCACGCGGTCCTCGCGGTGGACTGGTCGCCCGAGGACAGCGTGATGTCCGTACTGGACACCGACGCCGATCCGGCCGACGGCTTCCGCAGGCACTGGACGCTGACCCCCGCCCTGCGGGCGCTCTTCACCTGGGTGGGCACGGTCTCCGTGACGGGCGAGCCGGACCGGCGGGATCCGCAGGAGTACTTCGCCGAACGGCTGGACCGGGACACCGCGTTGCTCTCGGTGGGAGCGCGCGCTCTCGACGACCTCATCGAGGAGCTGACCGGGACGGGGCTCGAAGCGGTGACCGCCCGTGCCCTGCACCTCCTGGTGCTCGGTGACATCCAGCCCCAGCTGTTCATCTACGCCAATGCCCTCGCCGTCCCGCCCTCCTCGGGCGAACCACTGGTGCTGCCCCCGGAGCTGGCGGCGGTGCGCACGGCCGCGCTGGAGGCCCGGGTGCACGCCAAACGTCTGGGCATCGCCCTCATCGCGGCGCACGAGAAGCCGGATCCGCTCGCGGTCTATCCGCGTGTGCTGCCGCTGAGCCGGCCGCTGCGCGACGCCATGGAACGGCTGCGCGAGGCTCTGGTGGCGGCGGGCGGCCGGGAGGGTCC is a genomic window of Streptomyces sp. NBC_01237 containing:
- a CDS encoding beta-ketoacyl synthase N-terminal-like domain-containing protein, with translation MSATGAVAVTGLGVCGPAGVGVSALWEALATGKAYHPPITAFDATGATLQAAGQVPGHTGGDGVWRALDLAETAVREALDGVDGAGRERTALVLGTTDPGLVPPRPGYFTGDLASACADRTGLHGEALTIANASASGAAAIAVARDLIAAGDAPAAVVGGADAVTDMAFLGLNSLRTLGPQGCRPFSTERRGIGLSEGAAVLRLEPLDPHAGAGEPLAVLAGCGLTNATGHLAAPGADGIELAVRLALADAGLGPEEIDFVNTHGPGTRRGDAAEITALRAVFGPRLPSVPVNSVKGVLWHLQGGAGAVEAMACVLSLAHRAVTPTWGARPVDPICADLDLVLDDAPRPMPELRTALSVSCGLGGMNTALIFRRP
- a CDS encoding class I adenylate-forming enzyme family protein, encoding MTVDDTLMDVLAGHRRGGRGDRPALVDRRRSVTYAELEREVGARTRDLASSGVGPGVRTGVVLTNLLDSVVDFAAATSLHAPVLVLQEQAGEAERSAALADFGAELSVEGAVVTRLRPGGDHGGDPAFAVTSSGTGGRPKVISREWSGTLLNSAGFAHGLGLDADDVVLTTSPLGHSYAIEAGTLAVLYAGACQVVPAGALTPARAALLVERHRPTVLQSVPLVLDWWGQGDVVRAGSWKRCVSAGDALSEQAAAPWREAGLTVYDHYGNSELGQLTLNPVGGGSGVGHPLPEVRIRAGGSEPGPVAARFPGLSPVRMEAGRAVPLADEEGWVNTGDLGVFGDDGLRLTGRSDLLINIGGNKISPAEVEEVLRAMPGVKDCAVVGRPGPSGDHQVWAFVEAGAAEFDAAVLRRRAREQLMAVKVPTVFRRVDKLPRTGSGKIRRGLLIEEGG
- a CDS encoding acyl carrier protein, whose product is MADDAVSEPADREHVMELIRTVLAERPHVPDQLSETTTLDESGIDSLDLIVVLSRFEEKWDVPYSGEEADWASFDNLGHLADTLVARARTVERERR
- a CDS encoding acyl carrier protein, with translation METRSALLARVRAELAHQLQEDPSLPWLSDTEPLAPAGVDSVLVITVVSELERELGVTLPDDAVLGSASISSLATALSRGDRR
- a CDS encoding 3-oxoacyl-ACP synthase is translated as MDDSVVITAAASGEVDTADLWQALAAGRDGWQDVNKWTRELPERIAEMAGEALAGAAVTGAAGTDLATPDPAATACVIGSGYGSGHVAETIRARLDAGARSSLAPESFLYFNAHGVTSLICLRHRLRGYCATVLGAGAGLQALAIARRRLRPADAGPVLCGTYELLSPAAARARGSDPVSGRAAFLVLETAARARGRGARVLGTLGPVETFPLPAADRAARPGDPLVTAPLAELVSVLTGTGAPTTATVTAAGGRTGYRCTASRKG